In Halomonas alkalicola, the following proteins share a genomic window:
- a CDS encoding TIGR03757 family integrating conjugative element protein: protein MERHHPRRWLAAFVLFPCLAGTALAGPAIEVFTTAGEPAVNVPSGVAVIELDAPGRLDAELSQDLPADPEVAESLMRERMATPEWQETANRYADSYLGLARAWQLGIEKVPAVVIDGRHVIYGQPDVAEALNEAERLMGQEGRR, encoded by the coding sequence ATGGAGAGACACCACCCGCGCCGTTGGCTGGCCGCTTTCGTGCTATTCCCTTGCCTCGCAGGCACTGCACTCGCTGGGCCAGCTATCGAGGTCTTTACCACTGCCGGGGAGCCGGCCGTCAATGTGCCCTCGGGCGTGGCGGTGATCGAACTCGATGCGCCCGGCCGCCTGGATGCCGAGCTGTCGCAAGACCTTCCTGCTGATCCCGAAGTCGCGGAGTCCTTGATGCGCGAGCGCATGGCGACGCCTGAATGGCAGGAGACCGCCAACCGCTATGCCGATAGCTATCTCGGGCTGGCCAGGGCCTGGCAGCTGGGTATCGAGAAAGTCCCCGCCGTGGTGATCGATGGCCGCCATGTGATCTACGGCCAGCCGGATGTGGCCGAGGCGCTGAACGAAGCCGAGCGGTTAATGGGGCAGGAGGGCCGCCGATGA
- a CDS encoding histone-like nucleoid-structuring protein, MvaT/MvaU family has product MSILNTYMQKEQQLKQLQEELDKLKNDDRLKAELEFKDKLEALMREFDKSAADVIKLLDPKPATAKAASTTSTSRAKRKLKIYKNPNTGEVVETRGGNQKTLKAWKDEYGAEAVEGWLVRTED; this is encoded by the coding sequence ATGTCCATTCTCAACACCTACATGCAGAAGGAACAGCAGCTCAAGCAGCTCCAGGAAGAGCTCGACAAGCTGAAGAACGACGACCGCCTCAAGGCCGAGCTGGAGTTTAAGGACAAGCTCGAGGCCCTGATGCGTGAGTTTGATAAGTCGGCCGCCGACGTCATCAAGCTGCTGGACCCGAAGCCGGCCACTGCTAAGGCCGCCAGCACCACGAGCACCAGCCGCGCCAAGCGCAAGCTGAAGATCTACAAAAACCCCAACACCGGCGAAGTCGTCGAGACCCGCGGCGGCAACCAGAAGACGCTGAAGGCGTGGAAGGACGAGTACGGTGCCGAGGCCGTGGAGGGTTGGTTGGTGAGGACGGAGGACTAA